A region from the Citrobacter koseri ATCC BAA-895 genome encodes:
- a CDS encoding MFS transporter, producing MRKIKGLRWYMIALVTLGTVLGYLTRNTVAAAAPTLMEELHISTQQYSYIIAAYSAAYTVMQPVAGYVLDVLGTKVGYAMFAVLWAVFCGATALAGSWGGLALARGAVGAAEAAMIPAGLKASSEWFPAKERSIAVGYFNVGSSIGAMIAPPLVVWAIVMHSWQMAFIISGVLSFIWAMAWLVFYKHPRDQKKLTDAERDYIIGGQEAQHKDNTAKKMSLAQILRNRQFWGIALPRFLAEPAWGTFNAWIPLFMFKVYGFNLKEIAMFAWMPMLFADLGCIIGGYLPPLFQRWFGVNLIVSRKMVVTLGALLMIGPGMIGLFTSPYIAIMLLCIGGFAHQALSGALITLSSDVFGRNEVATANGLTGMSAWLASTLFALVVGALADTIGFSPLFAVLAVFDLLGALVIWTVLQNKPASEAGPGSQVNRPATQS from the coding sequence ATGCGTAAAATTAAAGGGTTACGTTGGTATATGATTGCACTGGTGACATTAGGCACCGTGCTGGGCTATCTGACGCGTAACACTGTGGCGGCGGCTGCGCCAACGCTGATGGAAGAGTTACACATCTCCACACAACAGTATTCCTATATCATCGCAGCCTATTCTGCTGCTTACACTGTCATGCAACCCGTAGCCGGTTACGTACTGGATGTTCTCGGTACGAAGGTGGGTTACGCCATGTTCGCCGTTCTGTGGGCCGTATTCTGCGGCGCAACCGCACTAGCTGGAAGCTGGGGCGGCCTGGCGCTGGCGCGCGGCGCGGTCGGCGCTGCTGAAGCCGCGATGATTCCAGCGGGCCTGAAAGCCAGCTCTGAATGGTTCCCGGCAAAAGAACGCTCCATTGCGGTCGGCTACTTTAACGTCGGCTCTTCCATCGGCGCGATGATTGCGCCTCCGCTGGTCGTCTGGGCTATCGTGATGCACAGCTGGCAGATGGCGTTTATTATTTCCGGCGTGCTGAGCTTCATCTGGGCAATGGCCTGGCTGGTGTTCTATAAACACCCGCGCGACCAGAAAAAGCTGACGGATGCAGAACGCGACTACATCATTGGCGGTCAGGAAGCGCAGCACAAAGACAACACTGCGAAGAAAATGTCTCTTGCGCAGATCCTGCGTAATCGCCAGTTCTGGGGTATCGCCCTGCCACGTTTCCTGGCTGAACCGGCATGGGGAACCTTCAACGCCTGGATCCCGCTGTTCATGTTTAAAGTGTACGGCTTTAACCTGAAAGAGATCGCCATGTTTGCCTGGATGCCCATGCTGTTTGCCGACTTAGGCTGCATCATCGGCGGTTATCTGCCGCCGCTGTTCCAGCGCTGGTTCGGCGTAAACCTGATCGTCTCCCGTAAAATGGTCGTTACCCTGGGCGCGCTGCTGATGATTGGCCCAGGCATGATCGGCCTGTTCACCAGCCCGTATATCGCCATCATGCTGCTTTGCATCGGCGGTTTCGCTCACCAGGCGCTGTCCGGCGCGCTGATTACGCTCTCTTCTGACGTCTTCGGCCGTAATGAAGTGGCAACCGCGAATGGCCTGACCGGGATGTCCGCCTGGCTGGCGAGCACATTGTTTGCTCTGGTGGTCGGCGCGCTGGCTGACACCATCGGCTTCAGCCCACTGTTCGCGGTACTGGCGGTGTTCGACCTGCTCGGCGCGCTGGTTATCTGGACGGTGCTGCAAAACAAACCGGCCAGCGAGGCGGGGCCAGGGTCGCAGGTCAATCGCCCCGCAACGCAAAGTTGA
- the exuR gene encoding transcriptional regulator ExuR, translating into MEITEPRRLYQQLAADLKERIEQGVYLVGDKLPAERFIADEKNVSRTVVREAIIMLEVEGYVEVRKGSGIHVISNQPKYYVAPDENLEFANYGPFELLQARQLIESNIAEFAATQVTKQDIMKLMEIQEKARNEKCFRDSEWDLQFHVQVALATQNTALAAIVEKMWTQRVHNPYWKKLHDHIDSRTVDNWCDDHDHILKALIRKDPHAAKLAMWQHLENTKQMLFNETSDDFEFNADRYLFAENPVVHLDTAANGAK; encoded by the coding sequence ATGGAAATCACCGAACCACGACGTTTGTATCAACAACTTGCTGCTGACCTGAAAGAGCGCATCGAACAGGGCGTCTACCTTGTGGGCGATAAACTCCCTGCCGAACGCTTTATTGCCGATGAGAAAAACGTCAGCCGTACGGTGGTTCGTGAAGCGATTATCATGCTGGAGGTCGAAGGCTACGTAGAAGTCCGCAAAGGTTCCGGCATCCACGTTATTTCAAATCAACCGAAATATTATGTCGCCCCGGATGAAAACCTTGAGTTCGCCAATTATGGCCCGTTCGAACTTCTCCAGGCGCGCCAGTTGATAGAAAGCAATATTGCTGAGTTTGCCGCCACGCAGGTGACGAAACAGGACATCATGAAGTTGATGGAAATCCAGGAGAAAGCGCGTAACGAAAAATGTTTCCGCGACTCCGAATGGGATCTCCAGTTCCATGTGCAGGTCGCGCTGGCGACGCAAAATACCGCGCTGGCCGCCATTGTCGAAAAAATGTGGACTCAGCGCGTACATAACCCGTACTGGAAAAAACTGCACGATCATATTGATTCACGCACCGTCGATAACTGGTGCGACGATCATGACCATATTCTCAAGGCGCTGATTCGCAAAGATCCTCATGCCGCGAAACTGGCAATGTGGCAGCATCTGGAGAACACCAAACAGATGCTGTTTAACGAAACCAGCGACGATTTCGAATTTAACGCCGACCGCTATCTTTTTGCTGAAAATCCCGTTGTTCATCTGGACACCGCCGCTAACGGGGCAAAATAG
- the yqjA gene encoding DedA family general envelope maintenance protein YqjA, with the protein MELLTQLLNALWAQDFETLANPSMIGMLYFVLFMILFLENGLLPAAFLPGDSLLVLVGVLIAKGAMGFPQTLLLLTVAASLGCWVSYIQGRWLGNTRIVQNWLSHLPAHYHQRAHHLFHKHGLSALLIGRFIAFVRTLLPTIAGLSGLNNARFQFFNWMSGLLWVLILTSLGYLLGKTPVFLKYEDQLMSCLMLLPVVLLVFGLAGSLVVLWKKKYGNRG; encoded by the coding sequence ATGGAACTACTGACTCAATTACTGAATGCCCTGTGGGCTCAGGATTTTGAAACACTCGCCAACCCTTCCATGATTGGCATGCTTTATTTCGTACTATTTATGATTTTGTTCCTGGAAAATGGGTTGCTTCCTGCCGCCTTTTTACCTGGTGACAGTTTGCTGGTGCTGGTCGGCGTACTTATCGCCAAAGGCGCAATGGGGTTTCCGCAAACGCTCCTGCTGTTAACCGTGGCCGCCAGCCTGGGCTGCTGGGTCAGTTATATTCAGGGGCGATGGCTGGGCAACACGCGTATTGTACAAAACTGGCTGTCGCATCTGCCCGCGCATTATCATCAGCGCGCTCACCATTTGTTCCATAAACATGGCCTGTCCGCGCTGTTAATTGGCCGTTTTATCGCTTTCGTTCGTACCTTGTTACCCACTATCGCGGGTCTGTCCGGCCTTAATAACGCGCGCTTTCAATTCTTTAACTGGATGAGCGGGTTGTTGTGGGTCCTGATCCTGACCTCGCTGGGTTACTTGCTGGGCAAAACGCCTGTATTCCTGAAGTATGAAGACCAACTGATGTCATGTCTGATGCTGCTGCCGGTGGTACTGCTGGTCTTTGGGCTGGCGGGTTCGTTGGTGGTGCTCTGGAAAAAGAAATACGGAAATCGGGGATAG
- the mzrA gene encoding EnvZ/OmpR regulon moderator MzrA: MVKPHITLRQLAWTTSFLVLMSVLFLVWSTIRQQESTLAIRAIHQGVSMPDGFSIWHHLDANGIRFKSITPQNDALLITFDSSAQSAAAKAVLDRTLPHGYIIAQQNGDSQAVQWLTRLRDNPHRFG, from the coding sequence ATGGTGAAACCACACATAACGCTTCGACAACTGGCCTGGACAACCTCTTTTCTCGTGCTGATGAGCGTGCTTTTTCTCGTCTGGTCGACCATTCGCCAGCAGGAATCCACGCTGGCCATTCGCGCCATCCATCAGGGCGTCAGTATGCCGGACGGCTTTTCCATCTGGCATCATCTGGACGCTAACGGCATTCGCTTCAAAAGCATCACGCCACAAAATGACGCGCTGCTCATTACGTTTGACTCCAGCGCGCAAAGCGCGGCGGCTAAGGCCGTGCTGGACAGAACGTTGCCGCATGGCTATATCATCGCCCAACAGAACGGCGACAGCCAGGCCGTACAGTGGTTGACCCGCTTACGGGATAACCCACATCGCTTCGGTTAA
- a CDS encoding DUF1090 domain-containing protein, whose translation MKYRIAFAITLFTLSAGSYANTLCQEKEQDIQKEISYAEKHNNQNRINGLNKALSELRANCTDSKLRADHQKKIAKQKDEIAERQRDLVEAKQKGDVDKIAKRERKLAEAQDDLKKLEARDY comes from the coding sequence ATGAAATACCGCATCGCTTTCGCTATTACCCTTTTCACGCTCAGTGCAGGCAGCTATGCCAATACCCTCTGTCAGGAAAAAGAGCAGGATATACAGAAGGAAATTAGCTACGCCGAAAAGCACAACAACCAGAACCGCATTAATGGTTTGAATAAAGCGCTCAGCGAACTCAGAGCAAACTGCACCGACAGTAAACTGCGTGCTGACCATCAGAAAAAGATCGCAAAACAAAAAGATGAGATTGCTGAACGTCAGCGTGATCTGGTCGAAGCAAAACAAAAAGGCGATGTGGATAAAATTGCGAAACGTGAACGCAAGCTGGCTGAAGCTCAGGATGACCTGAAAAAGCTTGAGGCACGCGACTACTAA
- a CDS encoding DUF883 family protein: protein MSKDNTTEHLRAELKSLADTLEEVLSSSGDKSKEELSKIRSKAERALKESRNRLGETGDAIAKQTREAAARADDYVRENPWTGVGIGAAVGVVLGVLLTRR from the coding sequence ATGTCGAAAGATAACACTACGGAACATCTGCGCGCTGAGTTGAAATCCCTGGCTGATACGCTCGAAGAGGTGCTTAGCTCCTCTGGCGATAAGTCGAAAGAAGAGTTGAGTAAGATTCGTAGCAAAGCCGAGCGCGCGCTGAAAGAAAGCCGCAACCGTCTGGGCGAAACCGGCGATGCGATTGCCAAACAAACCCGCGAAGCCGCAGCGCGCGCTGACGACTATGTACGCGAGAACCCGTGGACGGGCGTCGGCATTGGCGCAGCCGTTGGTGTGGTGCTGGGCGTACTGCTGACGCGTCGTTAA
- a CDS encoding YqjK-like family protein yields the protein MSSKVERQKRKALLLSQIQQQRLDLSAGRRDWLEATDSWDRGWNTLISLRSWALVGSSVMAIWTIRHPNLLVRWAKRGFGIWSAWRLVKSTIRKQQLRG from the coding sequence GTGAGCAGTAAAGTCGAACGTCAAAAGCGTAAGGCGTTGCTGCTCAGCCAAATCCAGCAGCAAAGGCTGGACCTTTCAGCCGGTCGTCGCGACTGGCTGGAAGCGACGGACAGCTGGGATCGCGGCTGGAACACGCTGATCAGCCTGCGTTCCTGGGCGCTGGTCGGCAGCAGCGTTATGGCTATCTGGACAATTCGCCACCCGAATCTGCTGGTGCGCTGGGCAAAACGTGGTTTTGGCATCTGGAGCGCCTGGCGGCTGGTCAAAAGCACGATCCGAAAACAGCAGCTGCGCGGCTGA
- a CDS encoding DoxX family protein, whose product MKKLEDVGVLVARILMPILFITAGWGKITGYAGTQQYMEAMGVPGFLLPLTILLEFGGGLAILFGFLTRTTALFTAGFTLLTAFIFHSNFAEGVNSLMFMKNLTIAGGFLLLAITGPGAFSIDRVLNKKW is encoded by the coding sequence ATGAAAAAATTAGAAGATGTTGGTGTACTGGTAGCGCGCATTCTGATGCCCATTCTGTTTATCACCGCAGGTTGGGGAAAAATCACCGGTTATGCGGGTACCCAACAATACATGGAAGCGATGGGTGTTCCGGGGTTCCTGTTACCGCTGACTATCCTGCTTGAGTTTGGTGGCGGTCTGGCGATTCTGTTCGGTTTCCTGACCCGTACAACGGCGCTGTTTACCGCAGGCTTTACCCTGCTGACCGCGTTCATCTTCCACAGCAACTTTGCGGAAGGCGTGAACTCACTGATGTTCATGAAAAACCTGACCATCGCAGGCGGTTTCCTGCTGCTGGCCATCACAGGGCCGGGCGCATTCAGCATCGACCGCGTCCTGAATAAAAAGTGGTAA
- a CDS encoding glutathione S-transferase family protein — MGQLIDGVWHDTWYDTKSTGGKFQRSVSAFRNWLTADGAPGPTGEGGFAAEKDRYHLYVSLACPWAHRTLILRKLKGLEPFISVSVVNPLMLENGWTFDDNFPAATGDTLYQHEFLYQLYLHADPHYSGRVTVPVLWDKKNHTIVSNESAEIIRMFNTAFDALGAKAGDYYPTALRGKIDELNSWIYDNVNNGVYKAGFATSQQAYDEAVEKVFESLARLEQILGQHRYLTGDQLTEADIRLWTTLVRFDQVYVTHFKCDKYRISDYLNLYGFLRDIWQIPGIAETVNFDHIRNHYFRSHKTINPTGIISIGPLQDLNESHGRDVRFAKAG; from the coding sequence ATGGGACAACTGATTGACGGCGTATGGCATGACACCTGGTATGACACCAAGTCTACGGGGGGGAAATTTCAACGTTCTGTATCGGCTTTCCGTAACTGGCTCACCGCTGATGGCGCGCCGGGTCCGACTGGCGAAGGGGGCTTTGCCGCCGAAAAAGATCGCTATCACCTGTATGTTTCACTTGCCTGCCCGTGGGCGCATCGCACGCTGATCCTGCGTAAGCTCAAGGGGCTGGAACCGTTTATCTCCGTTTCTGTTGTGAATCCGCTGATGCTGGAGAATGGCTGGACGTTTGATGATAATTTCCCGGCGGCAACCGGTGATACGCTGTATCAACACGAGTTTCTGTATCAACTCTATCTGCATGCCGATCCGCACTACAGCGGTCGCGTCACCGTACCGGTATTGTGGGATAAAAAGAATCACACCATCGTCAGTAATGAATCGGCGGAAATCATTCGTATGTTCAATACCGCATTCGATGCGCTGGGCGCCAAAGCCGGGGATTACTACCCGACGGCCCTGCGCGGAAAAATTGACGAGCTCAATAGCTGGATTTATGACAACGTCAACAACGGCGTGTACAAAGCCGGGTTCGCCACCAGCCAGCAGGCCTATGATGAAGCCGTAGAGAAAGTGTTCGAGTCACTGGCGCGTCTGGAGCAAATCCTGGGGCAGCACCGTTACCTGACCGGCGACCAGTTAACCGAGGCGGACATTCGCCTGTGGACCACGCTGGTGCGTTTTGACCAGGTTTACGTTACGCACTTCAAGTGCGATAAATACCGCATCAGCGATTACCTGAATCTTTATGGTTTCCTGCGCGATATCTGGCAGATACCCGGCATTGCGGAAACCGTCAACTTCGACCATATCCGTAACCACTACTTCCGTAGCCACAAAACCATCAACCCGACGGGGATTATCTCCATCGGCCCGTTGCAGGATCTCAATGAGTCTCACGGGCGCGACGTCCGCTTTGCAAAAGCGGGATAA
- a CDS encoding DUF805 domain-containing protein encodes MDWYLKVLKNYIGFGGRARRKEYWMFILVNVIFTFVLGVLDKMFGWQRAGGEGVLTTIYGILIFLPWWAVQFRRLHDTDRSAWWLLLLLIPVIGWLVIILFNCQNGTPGENRFGQDPKILP; translated from the coding sequence ATGGACTGGTATTTAAAAGTATTGAAGAACTATATCGGCTTTGGCGGCCGCGCGCGTCGTAAAGAGTACTGGATGTTTATTCTGGTCAACGTCATTTTTACGTTCGTGCTGGGCGTGCTGGACAAGATGTTCGGCTGGCAACGCGCCGGGGGCGAAGGCGTGCTGACAACCATTTATGGCATTCTGATTTTCTTACCGTGGTGGGCAGTACAGTTCCGTCGGTTGCATGATACCGATCGTTCCGCATGGTGGCTGTTGCTGCTCCTCATCCCTGTTATTGGCTGGCTGGTCATCATCCTCTTTAACTGCCAGAACGGTACGCCAGGCGAAAACCGCTTCGGGCAGGACCCTAAAATTCTGCCCTGA
- the yhaJ gene encoding DNA-binding transcriptional regulator YhaJ: protein MAKERALTLEALRVMDAIDRRGSFAAAADELGRVPSALSYTMQKLEEELDVVLFDRSGHRTKFTNVGRMLLERGRVLLEAADKLTTDAEALARGWETHLTLVTEALVPTSAFFPLIDRLAAKANTQLSVITEVLAGAWERLEQGRADIVIAPDMHFRSSSEINSRKLYTLMNVYVAAPDHPIHQEPEPLSEVTRVKYRGVAVADTARERPVLTVQLLDKQPRLTVSTIEDKRQALLAGLGVATMPYPLVEQDIAQGRLRVVSPESTSEIDIIMAWRRDSMGEAKAWCLREIPKLFASR, encoded by the coding sequence ATGGCCAAAGAAAGGGCGTTAACACTGGAAGCGTTACGCGTCATGGACGCAATAGATCGACGCGGGAGCTTCGCGGCGGCGGCAGATGAGTTAGGTCGCGTACCATCCGCGCTCAGCTACACCATGCAAAAACTGGAAGAAGAGCTGGATGTGGTGTTGTTTGACCGCTCCGGCCATCGGACAAAATTCACCAATGTAGGGCGTATGCTGCTGGAACGCGGGCGCGTATTGCTGGAAGCGGCAGACAAGCTGACCACCGATGCCGAAGCGCTGGCGCGCGGTTGGGAAACGCACCTGACGCTGGTGACAGAAGCGCTGGTGCCGACCTCAGCCTTCTTCCCGCTGATTGACCGACTGGCCGCGAAAGCCAACACCCAGCTTTCGGTGATCACGGAAGTGCTGGCGGGCGCCTGGGAACGTCTGGAGCAGGGGCGGGCCGATATTGTGATTGCACCGGATATGCATTTCCGCTCGTCGTCAGAAATTAACTCCCGCAAACTGTATACGCTGATGAACGTCTACGTGGCGGCGCCGGACCATCCGATTCATCAGGAGCCGGAGCCGCTGTCTGAAGTGACCCGCGTGAAATATCGTGGTGTGGCGGTGGCGGATACCGCCCGCGAGCGACCGGTATTGACCGTGCAGCTGCTGGACAAACAGCCGCGCCTGACGGTGAGTACCATTGAAGACAAACGTCAGGCTTTGCTGGCCGGGCTGGGCGTCGCGACCATGCCGTATCCGCTGGTCGAACAGGATATTGCACAAGGAAGACTGCGGGTCGTCAGCCCGGAATCGACCAGTGAAATTGATATTATTATGGCCTGGCGACGCGACAGCATGGGCGAGGCGAAAGCCTGGTGCCTGCGGGAAATCCCGAAACTGTTTGCCAGCAGATAA
- a CDS encoding pirin family protein, with the protein MITTRTAKQCGQADYGWLQARYTFSFGHYFDPKLLGYASLRVLNQEVLAPGASFQPRTYPKVDILNLILEGEAEYRDSEGNHVQAKAGEALLLATQPGISYSEHNLSKDKSLTRMQLWLDACPERENPLVQKTTLTASKQQLLASPDGEHDSLQLRQQVWVHHIELKKGESLSFQLHGPRAYLQSIHGTFHAVTHNEEREALTCGDGAFIRDEANITLVADTPLRALLIDLPV; encoded by the coding sequence ATGATTACTACCCGAACAGCCAAACAGTGCGGACAGGCAGACTACGGATGGTTGCAGGCCCGTTATACCTTCTCCTTTGGACACTACTTCGACCCTAAACTGCTGGGCTATGCCTCCCTGCGCGTACTCAACCAGGAAGTGCTGGCGCCGGGCGCCTCCTTCCAGCCGCGCACCTACCCGAAGGTGGATATTTTAAACCTGATTCTGGAAGGCGAAGCGGAATATCGCGACAGCGAAGGCAATCATGTCCAGGCGAAAGCGGGCGAAGCCCTGCTGCTCGCCACGCAGCCGGGCATTAGCTATAGCGAGCATAACCTCAGTAAAGATAAGTCGCTTACCAGGATGCAGCTATGGCTGGACGCCTGTCCTGAGCGGGAAAACCCGTTGGTACAGAAAACCACGCTAACCGCGAGCAAACAGCAACTCCTCGCCTCCCCGGATGGAGAGCATGACAGCCTGCAATTACGCCAGCAGGTCTGGGTGCACCATATTGAGCTGAAAAAAGGCGAGTCGCTGAGCTTTCAACTGCATGGCCCACGCGCCTATTTGCAGTCGATTCACGGTACGTTTCATGCGGTAACGCATAACGAGGAGCGAGAAGCGCTTACCTGCGGCGACGGCGCATTTATTCGTGATGAAGCTAACATAACGTTAGTTGCCGACACGCCATTGCGCGCTTTACTGATAGATTTGCCTGTGTAG
- a CDS encoding serine dehydratase subunit alpha family protein, whose protein sequence is MFESTENPLWQRFILAVQEEVKPALGCTEPVSLALAAAVAAAELDGEVERVDAWVSPNLMKNGLGVTVPGTGMVGLPIAAALGALGGDASAGLEVLKNASSGAIADAKAMLAAGKVSVMLQEPCDDILFSRAKVYSGDAWACVTIVGGHTNIVRIETHTGVIFTQTESVQGEAQESPLSVLSKTSLEEILAFVNAVPFVSIRFILEAARLNGALSQEGLRGTWGLHIGATLQKQCARGLLADDLSTAILIRTSAASDARMGGATLPAMSNSGSGNQGITATVPVMVVAEHVGADDERLARALMLSHLSAIYIHHQLPRLSALCAATTAAMGAAAGMAWLMDGRYNTIAMAISSMIGDVSGMICDGASNSCAMKVSTSASAAWKAVLMALDDTAVTGNEGIVAHNVEQSISNLCALACHAMQQTDRQVIEIMASKAH, encoded by the coding sequence ATGTTTGAGTCTACAGAAAATCCGTTATGGCAGCGTTTTATCCTCGCAGTACAGGAAGAGGTAAAACCGGCACTGGGATGTACGGAACCTGTCTCTCTGGCGCTGGCGGCGGCGGTTGCCGCGGCTGAACTTGACGGCGAAGTTGAACGCGTTGACGCGTGGGTCTCGCCGAACCTGATGAAGAATGGCCTGGGCGTCACCGTACCGGGCACCGGGATGGTTGGGCTTCCCATTGCGGCAGCGCTGGGGGCGCTTGGCGGCGATGCCAGCGCGGGGCTGGAAGTGTTGAAAAACGCCTCTTCGGGGGCGATTGCGGATGCGAAAGCGATGCTGGCTGCCGGGAAGGTGTCGGTGATGTTGCAGGAGCCATGCGACGACATCCTCTTCTCACGCGCTAAAGTGTACAGCGGCGATGCGTGGGCCTGCGTAACGATCGTCGGCGGGCACACCAATATCGTGCGCATTGAAACTCACACTGGGGTGATCTTTACGCAGACCGAAAGCGTGCAGGGGGAGGCGCAAGAATCGCCGCTGTCGGTCTTATCAAAGACCTCGCTGGAAGAGATTCTGGCGTTTGTGAATGCGGTGCCATTTGTGTCAATCCGCTTTATTCTGGAGGCCGCCAGACTGAACGGCGCGCTGTCGCAGGAAGGATTGCGCGGCACCTGGGGGCTGCATATCGGGGCGACGTTGCAAAAGCAGTGCGCACGCGGTCTGCTGGCGGACGATCTGTCAACGGCGATCCTGATTCGCACCAGCGCAGCTTCGGATGCGCGGATGGGCGGCGCGACGCTGCCAGCCATGAGTAACTCCGGCTCCGGCAATCAGGGGATCACCGCGACGGTTCCCGTAATGGTGGTGGCGGAGCATGTGGGGGCGGATGACGAACGTCTGGCGCGCGCCCTGATGCTCTCGCACCTGAGCGCGATCTACATTCACCATCAGCTTCCACGCCTGTCAGCGCTCTGTGCGGCGACCACGGCGGCAATGGGGGCGGCGGCAGGAATGGCGTGGCTGATGGATGGCCGCTATAACACGATTGCGATGGCGATCAGCAGTATGATCGGCGACGTGAGCGGGATGATATGCGACGGCGCATCGAATAGCTGTGCGATGAAGGTATCGACCAGCGCGTCTGCGGCCTGGAAAGCGGTGTTAATGGCGCTGGATGATACGGCGGTGACCGGCAACGAAGGAATTGTGGCGCATAACGTCGAGCAATCTATTTCGAATTTATGCGCGTTGGCCTGTCATGCAATGCAGCAAACCGACCGTCAGGTTATCGAAATTATGGCCAGTAAGGCGCATTAA
- a CDS encoding amino acid permease translates to METATNNSVILDASAPARRAGMTESEWREAIKFDSTDTGWVIMSIGMAIGAGIVFLPVQVGLMGLWVFLLSSIIGYPAMYLFQRLFINTLAESPECKDYPSVISGYLGKNWGILLGALYFVMLVIWMFVYSTAITNDSASYLHTFGVTEGLLSDSPFYGLVLICILVAISSRGEQLLFKISTGMVLTKLLVVAALGVSMIGMWHLYNIGALPPMALLIKNAIITLPFTLTSILFIQTLSPMVISYRSREKSIEVARHKALRAMNIAFGILFVTVFFYAVSFTLAMGHDEAVKAYEQNISALAIAAQFISGAGAGWVKVVSVILNIFAVMTAFFGVYLGFREATQGIVMNLLRRRMPVEKINERFVQRGIMVFAILLAWSAIVLNAPVLSFTSICSPIFGMVGCLIPAWLVYKVPALHKYKGASLYLIIVTGLLLCVSPFLAFA, encoded by the coding sequence ATGGAAACGGCAACGAATAACAGCGTAATACTCGACGCATCAGCTCCGGCGCGCCGGGCAGGGATGACCGAAAGCGAATGGCGCGAAGCCATTAAATTCGACAGCACCGACACGGGCTGGGTCATCATGAGTATTGGTATGGCGATCGGCGCGGGGATTGTTTTTCTCCCGGTGCAGGTCGGTTTAATGGGGCTGTGGGTCTTTTTACTCTCCTCTATTATCGGCTATCCCGCGATGTATCTGTTCCAGCGCCTGTTCATCAACACGCTGGCGGAGTCCCCGGAATGTAAAGACTACCCGAGCGTCATCAGCGGCTATCTGGGGAAAAACTGGGGCATCCTGTTAGGCGCACTCTACTTTGTGATGCTGGTGATCTGGATGTTTGTCTACTCCACCGCCATCACTAACGACAGCGCCTCTTATCTGCACACCTTTGGCGTCACGGAAGGTTTGCTCTCCGACAGCCCGTTCTATGGACTGGTGCTGATTTGCATTCTGGTGGCGATCTCGTCACGCGGCGAGCAGCTTCTGTTCAAGATTTCGACCGGCATGGTGCTGACTAAACTGCTGGTTGTCGCGGCACTCGGCGTCTCAATGATCGGGATGTGGCATTTGTACAACATTGGCGCGCTGCCGCCGATGGCGCTGTTGATTAAAAACGCCATCATCACCTTGCCGTTTACGCTGACCTCCATCCTGTTTATCCAGACCTTGAGTCCGATGGTGATCTCTTATCGTTCACGCGAAAAATCCATTGAGGTCGCACGGCATAAAGCGCTGCGCGCCATGAATATCGCGTTCGGCATTCTGTTTGTTACCGTCTTTTTCTACGCGGTCTCTTTCACCCTGGCGATGGGGCATGACGAAGCGGTCAAAGCCTATGAGCAGAACATCTCTGCACTGGCGATCGCCGCGCAGTTTATTAGCGGCGCGGGTGCGGGCTGGGTGAAAGTGGTCAGCGTGATCCTGAATATCTTTGCCGTTATGACCGCGTTCTTCGGCGTTTATTTAGGCTTTCGCGAAGCGACTCAGGGAATTGTGATGAACCTGCTGCGCCGCAGAATGCCTGTCGAGAAGATTAACGAACGCTTCGTGCAGCGCGGCATTATGGTTTTCGCCATCTTACTGGCCTGGAGCGCCATTGTGCTGAATGCGCCGGTGCTGAGTTTCACCTCTATCTGTAGCCCGATCTTCGGCATGGTGGGATGTTTGATCCCGGCCTGGCTGGTCTACAAAGTTCCTGCACTGCACAAATACAAGGGCGCGTCTCTGTATCTGATTATCGTCACGGGTTTGCTGCTGTGCGTTTCTCCGTTCCTGGCATTTGCTTGA